A single window of Desulfonatronum sp. SC1 DNA harbors:
- the rsxE gene encoding electron transport complex subunit RsxE: protein MAETSKTIFEKGIWSENPVYRQVLGICSALAVTNLLTNTLLMCAGVIFTTAMSNLTVSILRNYIPKRIRMMVQVLIIASFVMMVDIMIRAGAPDIHRFIGPYVGLIITNCIIMGRAEAFASQNRPWPSLLDGLATGLGYSFVLIAIALIREPLGFGTILGFPLPARDFWWHSWTIMIMPPGAFFTLGLLTWWARAKTDPSVKG from the coding sequence ATGGCCGAGACATCCAAAACCATTTTCGAGAAAGGCATCTGGTCGGAAAATCCGGTCTATCGCCAAGTCCTGGGCATCTGCTCGGCCCTGGCCGTGACCAACCTGCTGACCAACACCCTGCTGATGTGCGCCGGGGTGATCTTCACCACGGCCATGTCCAACCTGACCGTCTCCATCCTGCGTAACTACATTCCCAAGCGCATCCGGATGATGGTCCAGGTGCTGATCATCGCCAGCTTCGTGATGATGGTGGACATCATGATCCGGGCCGGAGCCCCGGACATTCATCGCTTCATCGGCCCCTACGTGGGTCTGATCATCACCAACTGCATCATCATGGGCCGGGCCGAGGCCTTTGCCAGCCAGAACCGCCCCTGGCCTTCGCTCCTGGACGGCCTGGCCACCGGCCTGGGCTACTCCTTCGTGCTCATCGCCATCGCCCTGATCCGTGAACCCCTGGGCTTCGGAACCATCCTCGGCTTCCCCCTCCCGGCCAGGGATTTCTGGTGGCACTCCTGGACCATCATGATCATGCCTCCCGGCGCTTTCTTCACCCTGGGCCTGCTCACCTGGTGGGCCAGAGCCAAGACGGATCCCAGCGTCAAAGGGTAA
- a CDS encoding DNA repair exonuclease: MFSFLHVADIHLDSPLHGLSRYEGAPVDEIRGATRQALANLVDYAVDNAVPLVVLAGDVYDADCPDYQTLLHFAEQMSRLGGHGIQVIMIRGNHDADNPMTASLRLPENVHVLSSTKADTWRSPDLPVAVHGRSYAGREILDNLAATYPAPLPDLFNIGLLHTAMTGRAGHARYAPCSLNDLTAKGYQYWALGHVHDHEIVHRDPHVVYSGCIQGRHIREAGAKGCVRVDVHPDGTVQTERVILDVLRWMLLDLDLTGARDLDDLRLAVTSGLRDALAARQDDRMTAVRLRLYGQTPLHAQAVRDPDRLVAQIRLTATDVSRRGVWVEKVILDTTPDVNIEDIAEGDTPQAALLQALKDLEEDPAGLDDFKADLRDLTAKLVTTDVEAPDLDDPRIRAALIRDARDLLLPMLTTISASPSRPDVPHAH, translated from the coding sequence ATGTTTTCCTTCCTCCACGTTGCCGACATCCATCTGGACAGCCCATTGCATGGGTTGTCCAGGTATGAAGGCGCGCCCGTGGACGAAATCCGGGGAGCGACCCGTCAGGCCCTTGCCAATCTGGTGGACTACGCCGTGGACAACGCCGTTCCTTTGGTCGTCCTGGCCGGAGACGTGTACGACGCCGATTGCCCGGACTACCAGACCCTGCTCCATTTCGCCGAGCAGATGTCCCGGCTGGGAGGGCACGGCATTCAGGTGATCATGATCCGGGGCAATCACGACGCGGACAACCCCATGACGGCCTCCTTGCGCCTGCCCGAAAACGTCCACGTTCTGTCCTCGACCAAAGCCGACACCTGGCGTTCTCCGGACCTGCCCGTGGCCGTGCACGGCCGCTCCTACGCCGGACGGGAAATCCTGGACAACCTCGCCGCGACCTACCCCGCCCCCTTGCCCGACCTGTTCAATATCGGGCTCTTGCACACGGCCATGACCGGACGAGCCGGTCACGCCAGGTACGCCCCCTGCTCACTGAACGACCTGACGGCCAAGGGCTACCAGTATTGGGCCCTGGGCCACGTCCACGACCACGAGATCGTCCACCGCGATCCGCATGTGGTCTACAGCGGCTGCATCCAGGGTCGGCACATTCGGGAAGCCGGAGCCAAGGGCTGCGTCCGGGTGGACGTCCATCCGGACGGCACGGTCCAGACCGAACGAGTGATCCTGGACGTGCTGCGCTGGATGCTTCTGGACTTGGACCTGACCGGGGCCCGCGATCTGGACGACCTCCGCCTGGCCGTGACCAGCGGGCTGCGCGACGCGCTCGCGGCCCGACAGGACGACCGCATGACCGCCGTCCGGTTGCGCCTTTATGGCCAAACCCCGCTGCACGCCCAGGCCGTACGCGACCCGGACCGACTCGTCGCCCAGATCCGACTGACCGCCACCGACGTTTCCCGCCGCGGAGTCTGGGTTGAAAAGGTGATTTTGGACACGACTCCGGACGTGAACATCGAGGACATCGCCGAGGGCGACACCCCTCAAGCCGCCCTGCTTCAAGCCCTGAAAGACCTGGAAGAGGACCCCGCCGGGCTGGACGACTTCAAAGCCGATCTGCGCGATCTGACGGCCAAACTCGTCACCACGGACGTGGAGGCGCCAGATCTGGACGACCCTCGGATCCGCGCGGCCCTGATCCGGGATGCCCGGGATCTGCTCCTGCCCATGCTCACGACGATTTCCGCCTCCCCATCCCGACCGGATGTTCCCCATGCGCATTGA
- a CDS encoding bifunctional (p)ppGpp synthetase/guanosine-3',5'-bis(diphosphate) 3'-pyrophosphohydrolase → MIRIHEILDKVSGYMSPEDMNLIQKAYVFSAAAHAGQTRLSGEPYLFHPLEVANSLAEMKLDKASIAAGLLHDTVEDTKVTIKEVAAEFGNDVAKIVAGTTKISKMSFHSKEEAQAENIRKMILAMADDIRVLMVKLADRLHNMRTLEFQKNIKQRLIAKETLDIYAPLANRLGLYRVKVQLEDLSLRYLKPDIYQQIASGVQQHQSVGQEYIGKVIAMIDELLTANKISGRVRGRIKHIYSIYHKMLQQGLNLDQVYDLIAFRTIVGSIKDCYAALGLVHSLWKPVPGRFKDYISMPKKNMYQSLHTTVFGPDGERIEIQIRTEDMNRLAEYGVAAHWQYKEGAKGKDKDADRFSWLRQILDWQQDLENPREFMASLRIDLFQDEVYVFTPRGDVKELPEGATPVDFAYLVHTEVGNHCTGARVNGRLVPLSSPLHNGDTVEIITDSGRHPSKDWLKFVKTAKAKARIKHWVRTEERDRSIAFAREILEKEGRKVGVNMAKAMKDGRFDKVVEELSFKTPEDLLTAVGYARLTPRQVLNRMLPAEQKTAEADERPAPRAEPAKSTKSRGISIKGVDDILVQFAKCCNPLPGDPIVGFISRGRGAIVHTVDCPNVGHLEPERMLDVYWEGDQSKPFPAKIRIICKNIPGVLGEISTLMAGEGVNIDSGSFHSRPDGKTEMLFQVEVRDSAQLYGVIETISKLDSVVEVIRLTEK, encoded by the coding sequence ATGATCCGTATCCACGAAATTCTGGACAAGGTCTCCGGATACATGTCTCCGGAGGACATGAACCTGATTCAGAAAGCCTATGTCTTTTCCGCCGCGGCCCATGCCGGGCAGACCAGGCTCTCCGGCGAGCCATACCTTTTTCATCCCCTTGAAGTGGCCAATTCCCTGGCCGAGATGAAGCTGGACAAGGCGTCCATCGCCGCGGGCCTGCTCCACGATACCGTGGAGGACACCAAGGTCACCATCAAGGAGGTCGCCGCGGAATTCGGCAACGACGTGGCCAAGATCGTCGCCGGGACCACCAAGATCAGCAAGATGAGCTTTCACTCCAAGGAGGAGGCCCAGGCCGAGAACATCCGGAAGATGATCCTGGCCATGGCCGACGACATCCGGGTGCTGATGGTCAAGCTGGCGGACCGCCTGCACAACATGCGCACCTTGGAGTTTCAGAAAAACATCAAGCAGCGCCTGATTGCCAAGGAGACGTTGGATATTTACGCCCCGCTGGCCAACCGGCTCGGGCTGTATCGGGTCAAGGTCCAGTTGGAGGATTTGAGCCTGCGCTATCTGAAGCCGGACATATATCAACAAATAGCCAGCGGCGTCCAGCAACATCAAAGCGTCGGTCAGGAGTACATCGGCAAGGTCATCGCCATGATCGACGAGTTGCTTACGGCCAACAAGATTTCCGGGCGGGTCAGGGGGCGGATCAAGCACATCTACAGCATCTATCATAAAATGCTGCAACAAGGCCTGAACCTGGACCAAGTGTACGACCTGATCGCGTTTCGGACCATCGTCGGCTCCATCAAGGACTGCTACGCCGCGCTGGGGCTGGTCCATTCCTTGTGGAAGCCCGTGCCTGGGCGGTTCAAGGACTACATCTCCATGCCCAAGAAGAATATGTACCAGAGTCTGCACACCACGGTGTTCGGGCCGGATGGAGAGCGTATCGAGATTCAGATCCGCACCGAGGACATGAACCGGCTGGCCGAATACGGGGTTGCAGCCCATTGGCAGTACAAGGAGGGGGCGAAAGGCAAGGACAAGGACGCGGACCGCTTTTCCTGGCTGCGTCAAATCCTGGATTGGCAGCAGGACCTGGAAAACCCTCGCGAGTTCATGGCCTCCTTGCGCATCGATCTGTTCCAGGACGAGGTCTACGTGTTCACGCCCCGGGGCGACGTTAAGGAGCTTCCGGAAGGCGCGACACCGGTGGATTTCGCCTATCTGGTGCATACCGAGGTAGGAAATCATTGTACCGGGGCTCGAGTCAACGGACGGCTGGTCCCGCTGTCTTCCCCGCTGCATAACGGCGACACCGTGGAGATTATCACCGACTCCGGCCGTCATCCCAGCAAGGACTGGCTGAAATTCGTCAAGACCGCCAAGGCCAAGGCCCGGATTAAGCATTGGGTGCGCACCGAGGAGCGGGATCGCAGCATCGCCTTTGCCCGCGAGATACTGGAGAAGGAAGGCCGCAAGGTCGGCGTGAACATGGCCAAGGCCATGAAGGACGGCCGGTTCGACAAGGTCGTGGAGGAGCTGTCCTTCAAGACTCCGGAAGACCTCTTGACGGCGGTGGGCTATGCCCGGCTCACCCCCAGACAGGTGCTCAACCGGATGCTGCCCGCGGAGCAGAAAACGGCCGAAGCTGATGAGCGTCCCGCCCCGCGGGCGGAACCGGCCAAGTCGACCAAGTCCAGAGGCATCAGCATCAAGGGCGTGGACGACATCCTGGTCCAGTTCGCCAAGTGCTGTAACCCGTTGCCCGGCGACCCCATCGTGGGCTTCATCAGTCGGGGCCGGGGAGCCATCGTGCATACGGTGGACTGTCCCAACGTGGGCCACCTGGAACCGGAACGGATGCTGGACGTGTACTGGGAAGGTGACCAGAGCAAGCCGTTTCCGGCCAAGATCCGGATCATCTGCAAGAACATTCCCGGCGTGCTGGGCGAGATCAGCACGCTCATGGCCGGAGAGGGCGTAAATATCGACTCCGGCTCCTTCCATTCCAGGCCGGACGGCAAGACGGAAATGCTGTTTCAGGTCGAAGTGCGTGATTCAGCGCAACTTTACGGGGTTATCGAGACGATCAGCAAGCTGGATTCCGTGGTCGAGGTGATTCGGCTCACGGAGAAATAA
- a CDS encoding YhaN family protein translates to MRIETLKLKAFGGFTDKELRFGGPEHRLHLVHGPNEAGKSTILRAITCLLFGFPHQSPDAHLHPNKNLCVGATLRLDNGEILDLTRFKRRKNDLLDAAGQAVDQSRLTRLLGGVSQDMFDRMFGLDQDKLRHGAEGLLRAEGNLGQALFAAASGIADLRGILAELEARRDKLFRPRAPTSAIHQQVGELSTLTKRLRELSVRPAQWKKLQSEFKKLQAEQRELQAELFGLDTTKARLERYREALRHIDPREALIRRLGEIADVPLLAEDFTERRTRVQQTLAKARHDGDALDFRLQQARRDLGERNVNRELLDAAGDVRRLYGETTALRKALKEARQLEADHAVLHAQTQEKIRSLGPEAASGERTAPISKQLKVRMDALGREHGALRANMASTFRIEQDAQAAVVDLRQRLENLPPRPDLFTLEAALDRAAEVGNPTKRLREARSEVEKLARRVDQEAKSLGPWQGSLADLEHLALPMPETLERFADQFQSLRERIETFQQDRSRREKTRREKASALERLELHGELPDPAALAQARTTRDFGWELIQNAWLQGVVDPDREAAFLDKIPSATSLAQGFETTMDMADDLADKLYANASGVAQSMELRRETTRLDEELRANAERLEDFRKNLAQLQDQWVDLWRPLNIAPLSPREMQAWSAKVLGLRRQLEELGERRAAHAAMEAEMHSVTARLVHALQHLGHPTPDETDYAAVLSKARHMLKDLQKQITDRAEMEDRLQELNGSLDTAARRREKAVLAMEAWTAQWAKTIRAAGLPEEIDPEAATALTLTLEEIAQAQIRLADIRQRIQNIRDDHRLFAEQVQALRHVAPLSPLSFLAGDESFATASPDDDQPSALEIIGLLHARLEQEQDRARRQKALRDEERRLEQELHDTTRTIQESEQELDALCAEAGITSPQDLQARESASRTKARMIDEERKIEERLSELAGGDPLDEFITAAREHGFDELSAELEGIRTRKEELGARRDACLAEIGRVGAELRGLDGSSQAADVHQQMCYVKARLQGDVQEYVRLRLASRVLSTEIERYREANQGPVLEAAARFFRNMTLGSFSGLLADYDEKGEPVVKAARASGSGEEQLLEMIQLSEGTRDQLFLALRLGALTRYLQTNPPLPLIADDILVNFDDQRCAATLNLLSDLAASTQVIFFTHHGHLVDIAQESLPKGRVAVHQLEG, encoded by the coding sequence ATGCGCATTGAAACCTTGAAACTGAAGGCTTTTGGCGGGTTCACTGACAAGGAACTGCGCTTCGGCGGGCCGGAGCACCGACTGCACCTGGTCCATGGTCCCAACGAGGCGGGCAAGAGCACCATCCTGCGAGCCATCACCTGCCTGCTGTTCGGTTTTCCGCATCAGAGTCCGGACGCGCATCTGCATCCGAACAAAAACCTGTGCGTGGGCGCGACCCTGCGGCTGGACAACGGCGAAATTCTGGACCTGACACGCTTCAAACGCCGCAAGAACGACCTGCTGGACGCCGCGGGGCAGGCGGTGGATCAATCCCGGCTGACCCGGCTCCTGGGCGGGGTCTCCCAAGACATGTTCGACCGGATGTTCGGGCTGGATCAGGACAAACTGCGTCACGGCGCCGAAGGTCTGCTGCGGGCCGAGGGCAACCTGGGCCAGGCCCTGTTCGCCGCGGCCTCGGGCATCGCCGACCTGCGCGGAATCCTGGCCGAACTGGAAGCTCGCCGCGACAAGCTGTTTCGGCCCCGCGCCCCGACCTCGGCCATTCATCAACAGGTCGGAGAACTGTCCACGTTGACCAAGCGCCTCCGCGAACTCTCCGTCCGTCCGGCCCAGTGGAAAAAACTCCAGAGCGAGTTCAAAAAGCTCCAGGCCGAGCAGCGGGAACTGCAAGCCGAACTCTTTGGCCTGGACACGACCAAAGCTCGTCTGGAACGATACCGGGAGGCCCTGCGCCATATTGATCCCCGTGAAGCCCTGATCCGCCGTCTGGGAGAGATCGCGGACGTGCCTCTGCTGGCCGAGGACTTCACCGAGCGCCGAACCCGGGTCCAGCAAACCCTGGCCAAGGCCCGCCATGACGGGGACGCCCTGGACTTTCGTCTCCAGCAAGCGCGACGAGATTTGGGAGAACGGAACGTCAACCGGGAACTTCTGGACGCGGCCGGGGACGTACGGCGACTGTACGGCGAAACCACGGCCCTGCGCAAAGCCTTGAAAGAGGCCCGCCAACTGGAAGCCGACCATGCCGTCCTGCACGCCCAGACCCAGGAAAAAATTCGCTCCCTGGGACCGGAGGCGGCGAGTGGGGAACGGACGGCCCCGATTTCCAAACAACTGAAGGTTCGGATGGATGCTCTGGGCCGGGAGCACGGGGCCTTGCGGGCGAACATGGCCTCCACGTTCCGGATTGAGCAGGACGCCCAGGCCGCGGTGGTCGACCTGCGGCAGCGGTTGGAAAACCTGCCGCCCCGACCCGACCTTTTCACCCTGGAAGCGGCCCTGGATCGGGCCGCGGAAGTGGGCAACCCGACCAAACGTCTGCGCGAAGCCAGGTCCGAGGTCGAAAAGCTGGCCCGCCGCGTGGACCAGGAAGCGAAGTCCCTGGGACCGTGGCAAGGCTCTTTGGCCGATCTGGAACATTTGGCCCTGCCCATGCCGGAAACCTTGGAGCGCTTCGCGGACCAGTTCCAATCCCTGCGTGAACGGATCGAAACTTTTCAACAGGACCGCTCCCGCCGGGAAAAGACCCGCCGGGAAAAAGCATCCGCGCTGGAGCGCCTGGAACTGCACGGAGAACTGCCGGACCCCGCGGCCCTGGCCCAGGCCAGGACGACGCGCGATTTTGGCTGGGAGCTGATCCAAAACGCCTGGCTTCAGGGCGTCGTTGATCCGGACAGGGAAGCCGCCTTCCTGGACAAGATCCCCTCCGCGACCTCGCTGGCCCAAGGTTTTGAAACCACCATGGACATGGCCGACGACCTGGCGGACAAACTGTACGCCAACGCCTCCGGCGTGGCTCAATCCATGGAACTACGCCGGGAGACCACCCGGTTGGACGAGGAACTGCGCGCCAATGCCGAACGCCTGGAAGATTTCCGGAAAAACCTGGCGCAGCTTCAGGATCAATGGGTCGACCTGTGGCGTCCCCTGAACATCGCCCCGCTCTCTCCACGGGAGATGCAGGCCTGGTCGGCCAAGGTCCTCGGTTTGCGCCGACAGCTTGAGGAACTTGGAGAACGCCGGGCCGCCCATGCCGCCATGGAGGCGGAAATGCACTCCGTGACCGCCAGACTGGTCCACGCTCTCCAACACCTCGGCCATCCGACTCCGGACGAAACGGACTACGCCGCCGTCCTGTCCAAGGCGCGACACATGCTGAAAGACCTGCAAAAACAGATCACTGACCGCGCTGAGATGGAGGATCGCCTCCAGGAGCTGAACGGCTCCTTGGATACGGCGGCCCGCCGCCGGGAAAAAGCGGTCCTGGCCATGGAGGCGTGGACGGCGCAATGGGCGAAAACAATTCGCGCCGCCGGACTGCCGGAGGAGATTGATCCGGAAGCGGCGACGGCCCTGACCCTGACCTTGGAGGAAATCGCCCAGGCCCAAATCCGGCTCGCGGACATCCGTCAACGCATCCAAAATATCCGCGACGACCACCGCCTGTTCGCGGAACAGGTCCAGGCCCTGCGCCATGTCGCGCCCCTCTCGCCCTTGTCTTTCCTCGCTGGCGACGAGAGTTTCGCCACGGCTTCGCCCGATGACGATCAGCCGTCGGCCCTGGAAATCATCGGCCTGTTGCATGCGCGGCTGGAACAAGAGCAGGATCGGGCCCGCCGTCAAAAGGCCTTGCGGGACGAGGAACGCCGCCTGGAGCAGGAACTGCACGACACCACCAGGACCATCCAGGAGAGCGAACAAGAACTCGACGCGCTCTGCGCCGAGGCCGGCATTACTTCGCCCCAAGACCTGCAAGCCCGGGAAAGCGCCTCTCGAACCAAGGCCCGGATGATCGACGAGGAGCGAAAAATCGAGGAGCGGTTGTCGGAATTGGCCGGAGGCGACCCGCTGGACGAGTTCATCACAGCGGCCCGAGAGCACGGGTTCGACGAACTGAGCGCGGAACTGGAAGGCATCCGAACCCGCAAAGAGGAGCTCGGCGCCCGGCGGGATGCATGTCTGGCCGAGATCGGTCGGGTCGGCGCGGAATTGCGCGGACTGGACGGCTCCTCTCAGGCCGCGGACGTGCATCAGCAGATGTGTTACGTAAAGGCCCGGCTTCAAGGCGATGTTCAGGAGTACGTCCGACTGCGTCTGGCCTCACGGGTGCTGTCCACGGAAATCGAACGCTACCGGGAGGCCAACCAGGGGCCGGTGCTGGAAGCCGCGGCCCGTTTTTTCCGGAACATGACCCTGGGGTCGTTCAGCGGTCTGCTGGCCGACTACGATGAAAAGGGAGAGCCGGTGGTCAAGGCCGCCCGCGCTTCGGGTTCCGGCGAAGAGCAACTTCTGGAAATGATCCAACTCAGCGAAGGCACGCGGGACCAGCTTTTTCTGGCCCTGCGTTTGGGCGCCCTGACCCGCTACCTGCAAACCAATCCGCCCCTGCCCTTGATCGCCGACGACATCCTGGTCAACTTCGACGACCAGCGCTGCGCCGCCACCCTCAACCTCCTCTCAGACCTCGCCGCGTCCACCCAGGTGATCTTCTTCACGCATCACGGACACTTGGTGGACATCGCCCAAGAAAGCCTGCCGAAGGGGCGGGTGGCCGTCCATCAATTGGAAGGATGA
- a CDS encoding DEAD/DEAH box helicase: MVKGEEAEVLSAAKRFIQENVPEYIASGAQALIAAEGDYKVSLKKFDDHWDVSGQFQTDDFQVYNAELGINLKDPNASFFCNCPDSFSGVCRHVAATALHLVASLQSDNQEDMPKPRTEWRKTFRQFFAMEVEPEPGKQYFIMRFYPEPKRLQVAFFRARQNKSGISQVTVPVTLEQLIRNPEWSELSPELPQIVERIGQHLEYFGHRVDIPQGLLTWFLWGIKNEYYLRWEDTDQPVRVESKTLRLQVRPHLSEDGLNFDLLLGREGKIPFSITGQELYFYGQFPLWVCWRQQFLPVQTGLDPRLVQDLVEEQPIVPHGDIAEFLDRVWTKIPSSDLIGQEDFLERMQPIFVPATHDPKLFLDEEGSFLTLQIQNTYMTEHGEITLDAPNQDLQTGSYQHGGKAYLMRRDQEKEAALISKLTSMNFQARSPDIWFLEPEEAITFLLDAYPGMVQEYRMFGEQSLSRYKVRLADPEVVAILETQDDKAEDKWFNLDISVDYDGERVPIEKIWKAWTQGKRYVQLKDGSYTRLPESWLKTLGHRLETLGIDPDKPLKRKFKQFEAPILDKILEDLPGASTDDFWQDLRLKIHDFESVEQIEAPKELQADLRPYQLQGLSYLNFLRKYGFGGILADEMGLGKTVQTLAFIQHMISNKHDGPNLIVVPTSVLPNWDREAQKFLPNLSRLLIYGINREPLFKRIPESDLVITTYALLRRDMDELMKHEFNSVILDEAQNIKNPNTITARSVRRINAKFRLCLSGTPIENNLLELWSLFEFLMPGFLGSQHAFHSGFVRPIKDGDEESLEQLRMRVKPFILRRKKADVAKDLPPKVENVYYCALEDEQMELYSAVARKLKDQVLKNIDEQGMAKSQMSILDALLKLRQICCHPRLLRLDMPGVSTNISSGKFEAFKDLTTGIIEDGHKVLVFSQFVQMLHIIRGWLQTTDIPFTYLDGSSKDRFEQVDKFNNDESIRLFLISLKAGGTGLNLTAADYVIHYDPWWNPAVESQAIDRTHRIGQTKQVFAYKMICENTVEEKILKLQDQKRNVAESIIPGQDVWKNITRNDLEMLLDV; encoded by the coding sequence ATGGTTAAAGGTGAAGAAGCCGAAGTGCTCTCGGCCGCGAAACGGTTTATCCAGGAAAACGTTCCGGAATACATCGCCTCCGGCGCGCAAGCGCTGATCGCGGCGGAAGGAGATTATAAGGTCTCCTTGAAAAAATTCGACGACCACTGGGACGTCTCCGGTCAGTTTCAGACGGACGACTTCCAGGTCTACAACGCGGAACTGGGCATAAACCTCAAGGACCCCAACGCCAGTTTTTTCTGCAACTGCCCGGACTCGTTCTCCGGGGTTTGTCGGCATGTGGCCGCCACGGCCCTGCATCTTGTAGCCTCTTTGCAAAGCGACAATCAAGAGGACATGCCCAAACCCCGGACCGAGTGGCGCAAGACCTTTCGCCAGTTTTTCGCCATGGAGGTGGAGCCGGAACCAGGCAAGCAGTACTTCATCATGCGCTTCTATCCCGAGCCCAAGCGCTTGCAGGTGGCATTTTTCCGAGCCAGACAAAACAAGTCCGGCATCTCCCAGGTCACTGTCCCGGTCACCCTGGAGCAGCTGATCCGCAACCCGGAATGGTCCGAACTGTCTCCGGAACTGCCTCAAATCGTGGAACGCATCGGACAGCATCTGGAATACTTCGGCCATCGGGTGGACATTCCCCAAGGCCTGCTGACCTGGTTTCTCTGGGGGATTAAAAACGAATACTACCTGCGCTGGGAGGACACGGACCAGCCGGTGCGCGTGGAAAGCAAGACTCTGCGCCTGCAAGTCCGTCCCCATCTTTCCGAGGACGGCCTGAACTTCGACCTGCTACTGGGCCGGGAAGGAAAAATCCCGTTTTCCATCACCGGTCAGGAGCTCTACTTTTACGGCCAGTTTCCCCTCTGGGTCTGCTGGAGGCAACAGTTTTTGCCCGTCCAGACCGGTCTGGACCCGCGACTGGTTCAGGATCTCGTGGAAGAGCAGCCCATCGTCCCGCATGGGGATATCGCCGAATTCCTGGACCGGGTCTGGACCAAGATCCCCTCCTCGGACCTCATCGGGCAGGAAGACTTTTTGGAACGGATGCAGCCGATTTTTGTCCCGGCCACCCACGATCCGAAGCTTTTCCTGGATGAAGAAGGCAGCTTCCTGACCTTGCAAATCCAGAACACCTACATGACGGAGCACGGTGAAATCACCCTGGATGCCCCGAACCAGGATCTGCAGACTGGAAGCTACCAACACGGAGGCAAGGCCTACCTCATGCGCCGGGACCAGGAAAAGGAAGCCGCGCTGATCAGCAAGCTGACCTCCATGAATTTCCAGGCCCGCAGTCCGGATATCTGGTTTCTGGAGCCGGAGGAGGCCATCACGTTTCTTCTGGACGCCTATCCGGGAATGGTCCAGGAATACCGGATGTTCGGGGAGCAGAGCCTGAGCCGCTACAAGGTCCGGCTGGCCGATCCCGAGGTGGTCGCCATTCTGGAAACCCAGGACGACAAGGCCGAGGACAAGTGGTTCAACCTGGATATCTCCGTGGATTACGACGGCGAACGGGTGCCCATCGAAAAGATATGGAAGGCCTGGACCCAGGGCAAACGCTATGTCCAGCTCAAGGACGGCTCCTACACCCGCCTGCCCGAGTCCTGGCTGAAGACCCTGGGCCACCGCCTGGAAACCCTGGGCATCGATCCGGACAAGCCGCTCAAACGCAAATTCAAGCAGTTCGAGGCCCCGATCCTGGACAAAATCCTGGAAGACCTTCCGGGCGCATCCACGGACGATTTCTGGCAGGATTTGCGTCTGAAGATCCACGATTTCGAATCCGTGGAACAGATCGAGGCCCCCAAGGAGCTGCAGGCCGACCTGCGGCCCTACCAGCTCCAAGGGTTGAGCTACCTGAACTTTCTACGCAAGTACGGCTTCGGCGGAATCCTGGCCGACGAAATGGGGCTGGGCAAGACCGTGCAGACTCTGGCCTTCATCCAGCACATGATATCCAATAAGCACGACGGCCCTAACCTGATCGTCGTGCCCACTTCCGTGCTGCCCAACTGGGACCGGGAGGCCCAAAAATTCCTGCCCAACCTCAGTCGGCTGCTGATCTACGGCATCAACCGGGAACCGTTATTCAAACGGATCCCGGAATCCGACCTGGTCATCACCACCTACGCCCTGCTGCGCCGGGACATGGACGAGCTGATGAAGCACGAATTCAATAGCGTCATCCTGGACGAAGCCCAGAACATCAAGAACCCGAACACCATCACCGCCCGGTCGGTGCGCCGGATCAACGCCAAATTCCGGCTGTGCCTCTCGGGCACGCCCATCGAAAACAACTTGCTGGAACTGTGGTCCCTGTTCGAATTCCTGATGCCCGGATTTCTCGGATCCCAGCACGCCTTTCACAGCGGGTTCGTCCGGCCGATCAAGGACGGGGACGAAGAGTCACTGGAACAGCTCAGAATGCGGGTCAAACCGTTCATCCTGCGCCGCAAGAAGGCCGATGTGGCCAAGGATCTGCCGCCCAAGGTGGAGAACGTCTACTACTGCGCCCTGGAAGACGAGCAAATGGAACTGTACTCGGCCGTGGCCAGGAAGCTCAAGGATCAAGTGCTCAAGAACATCGACGAACAGGGCATGGCCAAGAGCCAGATGTCCATCCTGGACGCCCTGCTCAAGCTGCGCCAGATCTGCTGCCATCCGCGGCTGCTGCGCCTGGACATGCCCGGGGTGAGCACGAACATCAGCTCCGGCAAGTTCGAGGCCTTCAAGGATCTGACCACGGGCATCATAGAGGACGGCCACAAGGTGCTGGTCTTCTCCCAGTTCGTACAGATGCTGCACATCATCCGAGGCTGGCTGCAAACCACGGACATTCCGTTTACCTATCTGGACGGCTCCAGCAAGGACCGTTTCGAACAGGTGGACAAGTTCAACAACGACGAATCCATCCGCCTGTTCCTGATATCCCTCAAGGCCGGCGGCACGGGCCTGAACCTGACCGCGGCTGATTACGTCATCCACTACGACCCGTGGTGGAACCCGGCCGTGGAAAGCCAGGCCATCGACCGCACCCACCGCATCGGCCAAACCAAGCAGGTCTTCGCCTACAAGATGATCTGCGAGAACACGGTGGAGGAAAAGATCCTCAAACTTCAGGATCAGAAACGCAACGTGGCCGAATCCATCATCCCCGGCCAGGACGTCTGGAAGAATATCACCCGCAATGACCTGGAGATGCTGCTGGACGTTTAG